In the genome of Drosophila subpulchrella strain 33 F10 #4 breed RU33 chromosome 2L, RU_Dsub_v1.1 Primary Assembly, whole genome shotgun sequence, one region contains:
- the LOC119547451 gene encoding early boundary activity protein 3 — protein MSNISNDSGLDDSANSGAVVNAHAPLAATRLSWFLAEVDDGSMKNGKPNGQPRLCVLHSMELLESDVSDKYMTRFVEFRVNGMVLEAKLILAADERRLVDAALLSMSKVEREDASAQQLLVQYTDNEKSGERLVQKLVSPNNVMWISTKPELKGNPLVSLAPGCIAHVLYAYESRDYMEKILLHLKARSFDLAFDDNLGTETEAMTDDTWMLVQYSPEPEMVVYQVVQYRQTVWRKENLFKDVIAYMQLPGSDIVLQAVVISYGQDKEVQEAKFEELRRFSFEIDFPLPEELEKQPDHGTSTALFSRTSLYQKAEQRDATGEHKELRKSLEQMSEKAQGEAQMIIDAFDMVDNINKNLQSRLSGELRSAVEATSGDELN, from the coding sequence AtgagcaacatcagcaacgaCAGTGGTTTGGATGACTCTGCAAACAGTGGCGCCGTGGTGAACGCACATGCTCCCTTGGCAGCCACTCGGCTGTCCTGGTTCCTGGCCGAAGTGGATGACGGGTCGATGAAGAATGGTAAACCAAATGGCCAGCCCCGCCTGTGCGTACTCCACTCCATGGAGCTGCTAGAATCGGATGTATCAGACAAGTACATGACCCGTTTCGTGGAGTTCCGGGTCAATGGAATGGTGCTGGAGGCCAAACTCATCCTGGCCGCCGATGAGAGGCGCCTGGTCGATGCTGCTCTGCTTTCCATGAGCAAGGTGGAGCGCGAGGATGCCAGTGCCCAGCAGTTGTTGGTCCAGTACACCGACAACGAGAAGTCGGGCGAGCGTCTGGTCCAGAAACTGGTCTCCCCGAACAATGTGATGTGGATAAGCACAAAGCCCGAGCTGAAGGGTAATCCCCTGGTGAGCCTGGCTCCCGGCTGCATTGCCCATGTCTTGTATGCCTACGAAAGTCGTGATTACATGGAGAAGATTCTACTGCACCTGAAAGCACGCAGTTTTGATCTCGCTTTCGATGATAATTTGGGAACCGAAACGGAGGCCATGACCGATGACACTTGGATGCTGGTGCAATACAGTCCTGAGCCGGAGATGGTGGTCTACCAGGTGGTGCAGTACCGCCAAACCGTGTGGCGCAAGGAGAATCTCTTCAAGGATGTGATTGCCTACATGCAACTACCCGGCAGCGACATTGTCCTGCAGGCGGTGGTTATAAGCTATGGCCAAGACAAAGAGGTCCAGGAAGCCAAGTTCGAGGAATTGAGAAGATTCTCTTTCGAAATTGATTTCCCCCTGCCCGAGGAACTGGAGAAGCAGCCGGATCATGGCACTTCCACCGCCCTCTTCTCACGCACCAGCTTGTATCAGAAGGCGGAGCAGCGGGATGCGACTGGGGAGCACAAGGAGCTGCGCAAAAGTCTGGAGCAGATGAGCGAAAAGGCCCAGGGCGAGGCCCAGATGATCATAGATGCCTTCGACATGGTGGACAATATCAACAAGAATCTGCAGAGTCGGTTGTCCGGAGAATTGCGTTCCGCAGTGGAGGCAACATCCGGAGACGAACTGAATTAA
- the LOC119546669 gene encoding uncharacterized protein LOC119546669, translating into MSATNIQFQKSLAAQQFVHQRLYKNLTHILERCEDFPKKTQSDDSLTRIHFISTKFLDASSADLVTNGLDSRRLPAGGACSCRSIAGRSVPAGFKHHPLSIISESTQTVSTHEMATQTGIQKDTIDPDFLDCQFSQDASTQSVINMQDAETQSVSDSTKNLNNTQTQTEMIVVKEPRKSAIKSEPHKKDNPEHEDGKPQKSNSSLRRSFFRRPVIVVNGGSFIPSEFTNRVHQGKAEHPPHPLIVTSQKVDQETQYENPRTSEVIQSNHNASGPSTCSKILDRVEELETKLRRQERSLKDLQGSVKSWKARESKPSECKIIFQAQPKQCQLPRKPETCDQAIQKKGDDDCECNRTLSKEFIQIFIKSESPHQTNESKNAGCEASSPNNIQKPIARQCSRDNNENCRKSVSISGLPKCCNDDKAGDSRKNNQKSIDTQCLEDADNFLQQFNRVFAKSKSEETICGKTNKIQKPISPCCSSIPSKQNSKQQGINHLLDKFVVRVTKPNDESLNARKASSTSCLDKNKISKLSQSNQTEEKEVYKSLIEQFVNLFSKTKTCENKQAHNSESESYSFDGMLAELLKLFNKPKSLEPGALMEDERPKKVTISEGETVLETEQKTKCSCSKVQRSVKSTATQSEIKMSDMNLDVRDRDKRPCELQRKSTISELYASNLSIRNTQPGDQLPCGCQFCGDGRQPVLDTFLSELLHLIGSRSFSEVVLTILRNEGNIYHINVREMATGNVLGCILVNGTAINEAIALGLFEDIHTFCELDRRREHDPRACPLGFDALCPRERGGEIVPDVKVDTERAIEFSTRVLGVPAGQAGRFFSLTNALKLSRKSPFHRFDFSKLIRHRDNLLKRGRFGRGAVTGELVYMGSDDHLPLKDVCDPVQTSSLFLRIVSGQDNDVQEDESKVVEYQSH; encoded by the exons atgagTGCCACGAATATTCAATTCCAAAAGAGTTTGGCTGCTCAGCAATTTGTGCATCAGCGGCTTTATAAAAACCTGACTCATATACTGGAAAG ATGCGAGGACTTTCCCAAAAAAACGCAAAGCGATGATTCCCTGACCCGCATTCACTTCATATCCACTAAATTTTTGG ATGCTTCCTCCGCCGATCTGGTGACCAACGGGTTGGATAGTCGCCGCCTACCTGCGGGAGGAGCTTGCAGCTGCCGTTCCATTGCGGGTCGTTCGGTGCCCGCCGGCTTTAAGCATCACCCGTTATCCATTATCTCGGAATCGACCCAAACCGTGTCCACCCATGAGATGGCTACTCAAACGGGTATCCAAAAGGATACTATTGATCCTGACTTTCTAGATTGCCAGTTCAGCCAAGATGCATCCACCCAATCTGTAATAAATATGCAAGATGCAGAAACACAATCGGTATCAGATTCGACAAAAAACCTAAACAACACCCAAACCCAAACGGAAATGATTGTTGTTAAAGAACCTAGAAAAAGTGCTATTAAATCGGAACCACACAAGAAAGATAATCCTGAACATGAGGATGGAAAACCTCAAAAATCAAATTCTTCATTGCGAAGAAGTTTCTTTAGGCGTCCAGTTATCGTGGTAAATGGAGGGTCTTTCATACCTTCCGAATTTACAAATAGAGTGCATCAAGGTAAAGCGGAGCACCCACCGCATCCATTAATAGTTACCTCGCAAAAAGTAGATCAGGAGACACAATATGAAAACCCACGCACATCAGAAGTAATTCAATCGAATCATAATGCCTCTGGACCTTCAACTTGCTCCAAAATTCTAGATAGGGTAGAGGAACTAGAAACAAAGTTAAGGAGGCAAGAGCGATCCCTGAAAGATCTGCAAGGCTCTGTAAAATCATGGAAAGCCCGGGAAAGTAAACCTTCCGAATGTAAGATTATATTTCAGGCTCAACCGAAACAATGCCAGTTACCAAGAAAACCAGAAACCTGTGACCAGGCCATACAGAAAAAAGGCGATGATGATTGTGAGTGCAACAGAACTTTATCCAAAgaatttattcaaatttttataaagtCGGAATCTCCGCATCAAACCAACGAATCAAAAAATGCTGGATGCGAAGCGAGTTCCCCAAACAATATCCAAAAACCCATTGCCCGGCAATGCAGTAGGGATAACAATGAAAATTGTAGAAAAAGTGTATCAATATCAGGTCTCCCAAAATGTTGTAATGATGATAAAGCTGGAGATTCTAGAAAGAATAATCAAAAGTCAATAGACACTCAGTGCTTAGAAGATGCTGATAATTTTCTGCAACAATTCAATCGGGTTTTTGCCAAGTCCAAAAGTGAGGAAACGATTTGTGGTAAAACCAATAAGATCCAGAAGCCCATTTCTCCTTGCTGTTCTTCCATTCCTTCAAAACAAAATTCGAAGCAACAAGGGATTAATCATCTACTTGATAAGTTTGTTGTTCGAGTAACAAAACCCAATGACGAGTCCTTAAATGCAAGAAAGGCTTCTTCCACATCATGTTtggataaaaataaaatttcaaagCTATCACAATCTAACCAAACGGAGGAAAAGGAAGTCTACAAGTCATTGATTGAGCAATTCGTCAATCTATTTTCAAAAACCAAGACGTGTGAGAATAAACAAGCTCACAACTCAGAATCTGAGAGTTACTCTTTCGACGGAATGTTGGCAGAACTATTAAAACTATTTAACAAGCCCAAAAGCCTGGAGCCAGGTGCTCTAATGGAGGACGAAAGACCCAAAAAGGTCACCATATCGGAGGGGGAAACGGTTTTGGAAACAGAACAGAAGACAAAATGCAGTTGCTCGAAAGTTCAGCGCAGTGTTAAATCCACTGCAACACAATCTGAGATAAAAATGTCGGATATGAACCTGGATGTTAGGGATCGGGATAAGAGACCATGTGAATTGCAAAGGAAATCTACGATAAGCGAGCTGTACGCCTCCAATTTGTCTATAAGGAACACCCAGCCAGGAGATCAACTACCATGTGGTTGCCAATTTTGTGGCGATGGCAGACAGCCAGTGCTGGATACCTTTCTAAGCGAACTACTTCACCTGATTGGATCAAGATCTTTCAGCGAAGTGGTGCTGACCATACTCCGGAATGAGGGCAATATCTACCATATCAACGTCCGTGAGATGGCGACGGGCAATGTCCTGGGCTGTATTCTGGTCAATGGAACCGCGATCAATGAAGCCATTGCCTTGGGGTTATTTGAGGACATCCACACATTCTGCGAGCTGGACAGGCGCAGGGAGCATGATCCCAGGGCGTGCCCACTGGGATTCGACGCTCTTTGTCCACGGGAGCGAGGCGGTGAGATTGTGCCGGATGTAAAAGTCGACACAGAAAGGGCCATCGAGTTTTCCACTCGAGTTTTGGGTGTTCCCGCTGGACAAGCCGGGCGCTTCTTCTCCCTGACCAACGCCCTAAAATTGTCCAGGAAATCACCCTTTCACAGATTTGATTTTTCAAAGCTAATCCGTCATCGAGATAATCTACTAAAAAGAGGTCGTTTTGGTCGAGGAGCAGTCACCGGTGAACTAGTTTACATGGGTAGCGATGATCATTTACCATTAAAGGATGTGTGTGATCCGGTTCAGACATCCAGCTTGTTCCTTCGTATCGTTTCTGGCCAGGATAATGACGTTCAAGAAGATGAATCTAAAGTTGTTGAGTACCAATCGCATTAG
- the LOC119546670 gene encoding early boundary activity protein 1 codes for MSEPDHTHPLMINRRQRLEFALTLLPYDPETVQLSETQKKVEQIIARLRTDDSLTEEEGEDGKMRRIQEANEFADCAMRHIEMSDNGKMSTLETLTLAAEKLLRSQRSPRNEDEPDQDFDEIVQDVENAQLMRSTILAVNEARMKLLQQWERSKRKALDLLTVEIEKVQEMDREQEQEQEQEPDQEQEVSEPFDVFRDGADEHNTSTPRTNDEDLGLDDDDEDYVPGGGEEPVSNKRKRSKKPVTSTPNAKRRCPGFEFDQDSQSPMVMIGPNGTEVSRVSLSAINWDMTGPSITRKLLCEIFDRDTLAHHTLSGKPSPAFKDCARPSKQQLDPLKVADLVYLMTNSLDMTPREVRTAITTKCADENKMLRSRMQRKSK; via the exons ATGTCTGAACCGGATCACACACATCCTTTAATG ATCAATCGTCGCCAGCGTTTGGAATTCGCCCTGACCCTTTTGCCCTACGATCCCGAGACGGTTCAGCTTTCGGAGACGCAGAAAAAGGTGGAGCAGATCATCGCCCGCCTGCGCACAGATGACTCACTCACGGAGGAGGAGGGCGAGGATGGCAAGATGCGGCGTATCCAGGAAGCCAACGAATTTGCCGATTGTGCCATGCGTCACATCGAAATGTCGGATAATGGCAAGATGAGCACCCTGGAAACCCTGACCCTGGCTGCTGAGAAACTGCTGAGATCACAGCGATCGCCGCGTAATGAAGATGAGCCGGATCAGGATTTCGATGAGATTGTGCAGGATGTGGAGAACGCGCAGCTGATGAGGAGCACCATCCTGGCGGTCAATGAGGCACGCATGAAGCTCCTCCAGCAATGGGAGCGGAGCAAGCGCAAGGCCCTGGATCTCCTGACCGTCGAGATCGAGAAGGTGCAGGAAATGGACcgggagcaggagcaggaacAAGAACAGGAGCCAGATCAGGAGCAGGAGGTTTCGGAGCCCTTTGATGTGTTTCGCGATGGCGCCGATGAGCACAACACCTCGACGCCAAGAACCAATGACGAGGACCTTGGTCTGGATGATGACGATGAGGATTATGTGCCCGGTGGCGGCGAGGAGCCGGTGTCCAACAAGAGGAAGCGCTCTAAGAAGCCGGTGACCTCCACGCCGAATGCGAAGCGTCGGTGTCCTGGCTTCGAATTCGACCAGGACAGCCAATCTCCGATGGTGATGATCGGTCCCAATGGCACCGAGGTATCCCGCGTCAGCCTGAGCGCCATCAACTGGGACATGACCGGACCCTCGATTACCAGGAAGCTGCTCTGCGAGATCTTCGACCGGGACACCCTGGCCCACCACACGCTCTCCGGAAAACCATCTCCGGCTTTCAAGGACTGTGCCCGCCCCAGCAAACAGCAGCTGGATCCACTCAAGGTGGCCGATCTGGTCTACCTGATGACCAATAGCCTGGACATGACTCCCCGGGAAGTGCGCACCGCCATCACCACGAAATGTGCGGATGAGAACAAGATGCTACGGTCGCGAATGCAGCGCAAATCGAAGTAG
- the LOC119547630 gene encoding protein ovarian tumor locus isoform X2, whose amino-acid sequence MMSEVLQRSVSIGSKAPDPVDHFLERHLLYRKHMVMDPSCLFRVIAEQVYDSQMLHHEVRMECVRYMFRKRRSFRRFVSGDYDEYLWQLELARTPGTMLELRALAHLYRRNIIIYKPFDLGRLVIDRKDYPETLRIFVSNRGHFDSVLEKSDIEMAAIAQAVAFKMLYKHFFRLPDIDFAVEWMLYPETFRWGTDLEFDPLGNVIRLLCRNGRSFKLDRPENTRCILANYRECPFHNPNIKLGRYMMSCMRRFLERNRPPISYMTAKSLDPYMYRNVELSCLNKDIREGNNSNVYKGDYDFKVGAKCQVELEAKRQLSVCHIQAINEDKSSCLVFVEGQGKFQDVPYKNLHPPPPSEFQPWDCQPKKRFSRNRRNQLRRIKRQRQKEQWQRQMNQRQDFKETDPGPKKQSQPTPPVKCQVESRPDQQISTVPSVPQFSTPPPQAIPRPVFLPAPPPLFGPPGIMTHQLMIRPPGPIFYVTPPRVEAPTGLMPLPFVVRNSSVMINSVNEPKPPPT is encoded by the exons ATGATGTCGGAAGTGCTTCAGCGATCCGTTTCCATTGGGAGTAAAG CACCCGATCCGGTCGACCATTTCCTGGAGCGGCACCTTCTCTACCGGAAGCACATGGTAATGGACCCCTCGTGCTTGTTCCGCGTGATCGCCGAGCAGGTCTACGACAGCCAGATGCTGCACCACGAGGTCCGCATGGAGTGCGTTCGCTACATGTTCCGGAAGAGGCGCAGTTTCCGGCGATTTGTGAGTGGCGACTACGACGAGTACCTGTGGCAGCTGGAGCTGGCCAGGACGCCGGGCACCATGCTGGAGCTGCGCGCCCTGGCCCACCTGTACCGTCGGAACATCATTATTTACAAACCCTTCGATCTGGGCCGTCTGGTCATCGACCGCAAGGACTACCCGGAGACCCTGAGGATCTTTGTTAGCAACCGCGGGCACTTTGACTCCGTGCTTGAGAAGTCGGACATCGAGATGGCCGCCATTGCCCAGGCCGTGGCCTTCAAGATGCTCTACAAGCACTTTTTCCGCCTGCCGGACATCGATTTTGCCGTGGAATGGATGCTCTATCCGGAGACCTTCAGATGGGGGACCGACTTGGAGTTCGATCCGCTCGGCAATGTCATCCGATTGCTGTGCAGAAACGGTCGCAGTTTCAAGCTCGATCGCCCCGAGAACACCCGTTGTATCCTGGCCAACTACCGGGAGTGTCCGTTCCACAATCCCAACATAAAGCTCGGCCGTTATATGATGTCCTGCATGCGACGTTTTCTCGAGCGGAATCGCCCACCCATCTCCTATATGACAGCCAAGTCCCTGGATCCCTATATGTATCGAAACGTGGAGCTTAGTTGCCTGAACAAGGACATTCGCGAGGGTAATAATTCGAATGTCTATAAAGGCGACTATGACTTCAAGGTGGGAGCCAAGTGCCAGGTGGAGTTAGAGGCCAAACGGCAGCTAAGCGTTTGCCATATCCAGGCCATTAATGAAGATAAATCCTCCTGCCTGGTGTTTGTCGAGGGGCAGGGCAAATTTCAAGACGTGCCCTATAAGAATCTACATCCTCCGCCGCCAAGCGAATTTCAACCTTGGGACTGTCAGCCCAAGAAGCGGTTCAGCCGAAATCGACGCAACCAATTGAGACGCATAAAGAGGCAGAGGCAAAAAGAGCAGTGGCAACGACAAATGAATCAACGCCAAGACTTCAAAGAAACTGATCCAGGTCCCAAAAAGCAGTCTCAACCAACTCCGCCTGTTAAATGTCAAGTGGAATCTCGGCCTGACCAACAGATATCTACGGTTCCGTCTGTCCCTCAGTTCTCCACGCCTCCACCGCAGGCCATTCCCCGCCCGGTTTTTCTACCGGCTCCACCGCCCCTTTTTGGTCCTCCTGGAATAATGACACATCAACTGATGATACGTCCTCCCGGGCCAATCTTCTATGTCACACCACCACGAGTTGAAGCTCCGACAGGCCTGATGCCGCTTCCATTTGTTGTCCGCAACTCATCCGTGATGATCAATTCTGTTAATGAGCCCAAGCCGCCTCCTACATAG
- the LOC119547630 gene encoding protein ovarian tumor locus isoform X1 gives MMSEVLQRSVSIGSKGAPDPVDHFLERHLLYRKHMVMDPSCLFRVIAEQVYDSQMLHHEVRMECVRYMFRKRRSFRRFVSGDYDEYLWQLELARTPGTMLELRALAHLYRRNIIIYKPFDLGRLVIDRKDYPETLRIFVSNRGHFDSVLEKSDIEMAAIAQAVAFKMLYKHFFRLPDIDFAVEWMLYPETFRWGTDLEFDPLGNVIRLLCRNGRSFKLDRPENTRCILANYRECPFHNPNIKLGRYMMSCMRRFLERNRPPISYMTAKSLDPYMYRNVELSCLNKDIREGNNSNVYKGDYDFKVGAKCQVELEAKRQLSVCHIQAINEDKSSCLVFVEGQGKFQDVPYKNLHPPPPSEFQPWDCQPKKRFSRNRRNQLRRIKRQRQKEQWQRQMNQRQDFKETDPGPKKQSQPTPPVKCQVESRPDQQISTVPSVPQFSTPPPQAIPRPVFLPAPPPLFGPPGIMTHQLMIRPPGPIFYVTPPRVEAPTGLMPLPFVVRNSSVMINSVNEPKPPPT, from the exons ATGATGTCGGAAGTGCTTCAGCGATCCGTTTCCATTGGGAGTAAAG GAGCACCCGATCCGGTCGACCATTTCCTGGAGCGGCACCTTCTCTACCGGAAGCACATGGTAATGGACCCCTCGTGCTTGTTCCGCGTGATCGCCGAGCAGGTCTACGACAGCCAGATGCTGCACCACGAGGTCCGCATGGAGTGCGTTCGCTACATGTTCCGGAAGAGGCGCAGTTTCCGGCGATTTGTGAGTGGCGACTACGACGAGTACCTGTGGCAGCTGGAGCTGGCCAGGACGCCGGGCACCATGCTGGAGCTGCGCGCCCTGGCCCACCTGTACCGTCGGAACATCATTATTTACAAACCCTTCGATCTGGGCCGTCTGGTCATCGACCGCAAGGACTACCCGGAGACCCTGAGGATCTTTGTTAGCAACCGCGGGCACTTTGACTCCGTGCTTGAGAAGTCGGACATCGAGATGGCCGCCATTGCCCAGGCCGTGGCCTTCAAGATGCTCTACAAGCACTTTTTCCGCCTGCCGGACATCGATTTTGCCGTGGAATGGATGCTCTATCCGGAGACCTTCAGATGGGGGACCGACTTGGAGTTCGATCCGCTCGGCAATGTCATCCGATTGCTGTGCAGAAACGGTCGCAGTTTCAAGCTCGATCGCCCCGAGAACACCCGTTGTATCCTGGCCAACTACCGGGAGTGTCCGTTCCACAATCCCAACATAAAGCTCGGCCGTTATATGATGTCCTGCATGCGACGTTTTCTCGAGCGGAATCGCCCACCCATCTCCTATATGACAGCCAAGTCCCTGGATCCCTATATGTATCGAAACGTGGAGCTTAGTTGCCTGAACAAGGACATTCGCGAGGGTAATAATTCGAATGTCTATAAAGGCGACTATGACTTCAAGGTGGGAGCCAAGTGCCAGGTGGAGTTAGAGGCCAAACGGCAGCTAAGCGTTTGCCATATCCAGGCCATTAATGAAGATAAATCCTCCTGCCTGGTGTTTGTCGAGGGGCAGGGCAAATTTCAAGACGTGCCCTATAAGAATCTACATCCTCCGCCGCCAAGCGAATTTCAACCTTGGGACTGTCAGCCCAAGAAGCGGTTCAGCCGAAATCGACGCAACCAATTGAGACGCATAAAGAGGCAGAGGCAAAAAGAGCAGTGGCAACGACAAATGAATCAACGCCAAGACTTCAAAGAAACTGATCCAGGTCCCAAAAAGCAGTCTCAACCAACTCCGCCTGTTAAATGTCAAGTGGAATCTCGGCCTGACCAACAGATATCTACGGTTCCGTCTGTCCCTCAGTTCTCCACGCCTCCACCGCAGGCCATTCCCCGCCCGGTTTTTCTACCGGCTCCACCGCCCCTTTTTGGTCCTCCTGGAATAATGACACATCAACTGATGATACGTCCTCCCGGGCCAATCTTCTATGTCACACCACCACGAGTTGAAGCTCCGACAGGCCTGATGCCGCTTCCATTTGTTGTCCGCAACTCATCCGTGATGATCAATTCTGTTAATGAGCCCAAGCCGCCTCCTACATAG
- the LOC119547479 gene encoding uncharacterized protein LOC119547479 translates to MENQKPISVKMEYDSVLVEDEAAASPNRGGIYRMKRADLISELRREQMRTQSMVKRKDELKAALLKWNKLLMDTKRSSKELEKRVQLLMCQNRELASEKDGLATERDGLLQQLQEEFAKCEVLRQQVLEQDQSKNAIVESILQENAAQTDNLRTEISDLSDQRDLFHEKLHEVGDKLCSVEEKLERIQDENNCSICLTPWGAEGSHRMVSLKCGHLFGDSCIRRHLRRVGDCPYCKQPVQDRHIRYIFGCQTLRPAQPARPAQAAPREQDARQAQAARAQAAPSAQAHQPQAQTPEQALAAHQAQAVRQAQAAIAQAAYEAASAEQNMIALQAPAARPPQCGPQDQANAPLYCGRRAPAHRTPRRDRQAQANPPSRDPAVRPPEPREASRHRESRDQASRHREPQAHSSRHRELQAQSSQHRDPQAQHAVNPAVPGSLSYYYRANNVEINIIRYPDGS, encoded by the coding sequence ATGGAGAACCAGAAGCCGATCTCTGTAAAGATGGAGTACGACTCCGTCCTAGTTGAGGATGAAGCCGCCGCGTCCCCGAATCGTGGAGGAATCTACAGGATGAAACGTGCCGACTTGATTTCTGAACTTCGCAGGGAGCAGATGCGGACGCAGTCCATGGTCAAGCGCAAGGACGAGCTGAAGGCCGCCTTGCTGAAGTGGAACAAGCTGCTGATGGACACCAAGCGCTCGTCGAAGGAGCTGGAGAAAAGGGTCCAGTTGCTTATGTGCCAAAACCGGGAACTGGCCAGCGAGAAGGATGGTCTGGCCACCGAGAGGGACGGACTGCTGCAGCAGCTTCAAGAGGAGTTCGCCAAATGCGAGGTTCTGCGCCAGCAAGTCCTGGAGCAGGACCAGTCGAAGAATGCCATCGTAGAGAGTATCCTTCAGGAGAACGCTGCCCAAACTGATAACTTACGCACGGAGATCAGTGACCTCTCCGACCAGCGGGACCTTTTCCACGAGAAACTGCACGAGGTGGGGGACAAACTTTGCTCGGTGGAGGAGAAGCTGGAGAGGATCCAGGACGAGAACAACTGTTCGATTTGTCTCACGCCCTGGGGAGCAGAGGGCTCTCATCGCATGGTGTCCCTGAAGTGCGGCCACCTGTTCGGGGACAGTTGCATCCGGCGGCACTTAAGGCGCGTGGGCGACTGCCCCTACTGCAAGCAGCCAGTTCAGGATCGGCATATCCGCTACATCTTCGGATGTCAGACCTTGCGGCCTGCCCAGCCTGCTCGTCCAGCTCAGGCTGCTCCTCGAGAACAGGATGCTCGTCAGGCACAGGCTGCTCGAGCTCAGGCTGCTCCTTCAGCTCAGGCACATCAACCACAGGCACAAACTCCTGAACAAGCACTGGCCGCTCATCAAGCTCAGGCTGTTCGTCAAGCCCAAGCTGCTATAGCACAGGCTGCTTATGAAGCAGCGTCTGCTGAACAAAATATGATTGCTCTTCAAGCTCCGGCTGCCCGTCCACCACAATGTGGTCCTCAAGACCAGGCTAACGCTCCTCTATATTGTGGTCGTCGAGCTCCGGCTCACCGTACACCACGACGTGATCGTCAAGCCCAGGCTAATCCTCCTTCACGTGATCCGGCTGTTCGTCCACCTGAGCCTCGTGAGGCTTCACGACATCGTGAGTCTCGAGACCAGGCATCACGACATCGTGAGCCTCAAGCTCATTCTTCGCGACATCGTGAGCTTCAAGCCCAGTCTTCACAACATCGTGATCCTCAGGCCCAGCATGCTGTTAACCCTGCCGTTCCTGGCTCACTATCTTACTATTATCGTGCTAATAATGTCGAAATCAACATTATCCGCTACCCCGATGGGTCTTAA
- the LOC119546268 gene encoding suppressor protein SRP40: protein MERKNKDFWSFGRNDDDSDKSSGNETPFSTRSSSSSSESSSDSSDEKAQSSEMETLSIQEGSYDIISKSHLQQFVQKIDGNSSLDDQGSDMMAKIADSFADDVSMRMVKLAQFRKSRVSLLDLKFILKREYNMEFPNE, encoded by the exons ATGGAGAGAAAGAACAAGGACTTCTGGTCCTTTGGTCGGAATGACGACGACAGCGATAAATCGTCCGGAAACGAGACTCCTTTCTCGACCAGGTCCTCGAGCAGCTCCAGCGAGAGCAGCAGCGATAGTTCCGACGAAAAGGCGCAGTCCAGCGAAATGGAGACCCTCTCCATCCAAGAAGGCAGCTATGAT ATAATATCAAAGAGCCACCTGCAGCAGTTTGTGCAGAAAATCGACGGTAATTCCTCGCTGGATGATCAGGGCAGCGATATGATGGCCAAAATTGCCGATTCATTCGCTGATGACGTCTCTATGCGCATGGTCAAGTTGGCTCAGTTCCGAAAAAGCCGAGTGAGCCTACTGGATCTGAAGTTCATCCTCAAGCGCGAATACAACATGGAGTTCCCCAACGAATAA